A stretch of the Glutamicibacter sp. JL.03c genome encodes the following:
- a CDS encoding Lrp/AsnC family transcriptional regulator, with protein MDSIDRKIIAALQQDGRMTLTELAKRVQLSLSRCQRRVRDLEESGVILGYGAQVSAAAVGFGFEVLAFATLSQPDDVLNFDAALIEVPEIIEAQRLFGTPDYMLRIVSESRETYQKLYDEVLCKLPGLAGLSSTIVMKQTVVPRGLPLHDRSLRSSRHYRA; from the coding sequence ATGGACAGCATTGATCGAAAAATTATTGCCGCACTGCAGCAGGATGGCCGTATGACCCTCACGGAACTGGCGAAACGTGTGCAGCTAAGCCTCTCTCGATGCCAAAGGAGAGTGCGTGATCTGGAAGAGAGTGGAGTGATTCTTGGATACGGTGCTCAAGTCAGCGCTGCTGCCGTGGGCTTCGGATTTGAGGTGCTAGCTTTTGCCACATTGTCGCAGCCTGATGATGTGTTGAATTTTGATGCTGCACTAATCGAGGTGCCCGAGATTATCGAGGCGCAGCGATTGTTTGGAACGCCTGACTATATGTTGCGTATCGTTTCTGAAAGCAGGGAAACGTACCAGAAGCTCTATGACGAAGTTTTGTGCAAATTACCTGGGCTGGCGGGATTGAGTTCGACAATTGTGATGAAGCAGACAGTGGTTCCCCGAGGGCTGCCGCTACATGATCGATCTCTCAGGTCAAGCCGGCATTACAGGGCCTGA
- a CDS encoding MFS transporter, which translates to MREPRQLIHGSELKGDGDHWRRRIQKRTVWILAITQVVGTVGVGVAPSIGILLAEEVTSNEAWAGLARTASTLGAALLGLPLGNLAARFGRRVALTSGWWIAALGGLLLVPAAQYEQVVLLFVGLLLIGSGSAISLQARFAATDLAADAHKGRSLALIVWVGTIGNVLGPNLGIPGRILGSVIGLNVYAGAFLIAGVCMFAAGALVFMFLRPDPLMLLQRHELQARPAAVPARSKGSFKRIFQELKINKRARYAVFAILSAQVVMVSVMTMTPVHITHHGGSVTLVGFTISLHILGMYALAPVVGHITDRFGHRISIILGLVLFAGSLISGGLWPTDMNWIMTSLIMLGLGWSFVNVAGSALFSTVVSDETRASAQGGVDALSNLCGAIAAFVAGPLLMFTSFSTLTVIAAIVLLPLTAQTVFRPHSA; encoded by the coding sequence ATGCGTGAACCGAGGCAACTAATACACGGGTCAGAATTGAAAGGCGATGGCGATCATTGGCGTCGGCGCATTCAGAAGCGTACCGTGTGGATTCTTGCGATTACTCAGGTCGTTGGCACAGTGGGGGTTGGCGTCGCCCCCTCTATTGGAATTCTGTTAGCCGAGGAAGTGACTTCTAACGAAGCCTGGGCGGGACTTGCCCGTACTGCGAGCACACTTGGTGCAGCTCTTTTGGGGTTGCCACTGGGAAATCTTGCCGCTCGATTTGGTCGCAGGGTCGCTCTGACCAGTGGATGGTGGATCGCAGCGCTGGGTGGTCTGTTGTTGGTCCCTGCTGCCCAGTATGAGCAGGTTGTCCTCCTTTTTGTGGGGTTGTTGCTCATCGGTTCGGGGTCGGCAATCAGTTTGCAGGCTCGTTTCGCCGCGACAGACTTGGCTGCTGACGCGCATAAGGGCCGTAGCTTGGCGTTGATCGTTTGGGTGGGAACCATTGGTAATGTGTTGGGGCCCAACCTTGGCATTCCTGGTAGGATACTTGGCTCGGTCATTGGTCTTAACGTTTATGCCGGAGCCTTTTTAATTGCTGGAGTATGCATGTTCGCGGCTGGGGCACTGGTCTTTATGTTCCTCCGTCCGGACCCTCTTATGCTGCTTCAGCGCCACGAGTTACAAGCACGCCCGGCGGCAGTCCCTGCTCGATCAAAGGGAAGCTTCAAGCGGATTTTCCAAGAACTCAAGATCAATAAACGGGCGCGATATGCGGTATTCGCGATCCTCAGCGCACAAGTCGTCATGGTCTCAGTCATGACTATGACCCCTGTGCATATTACCCATCACGGCGGCTCGGTGACTCTGGTTGGATTCACTATCTCCCTGCACATTCTTGGCATGTATGCGCTGGCTCCGGTAGTCGGGCACATCACGGACCGGTTCGGCCACCGAATCTCCATTATTTTGGGTTTGGTACTTTTCGCTGGATCCTTGATTTCCGGGGGATTGTGGCCAACCGACATGAATTGGATCATGACTAGTTTGATTATGCTGGGCTTGGGCTGGTCCTTTGTGAATGTTGCTGGTTCGGCGCTTTTTTCAACTGTCGTTTCCGACGAAACCCGGGCGTCGGCCCAGGGCGGGGTAGATGCGTTATCTAACCTTTGTGGGGCCATAGCGGCCTTCGTGGCTGGCCCGTTGCTCATGTTTACTTCTTTCTCAACACTGACGGTAATTGCGGCGATTGTCCTATTGCCACTGACGGCGCAGACCGTTTTTCGTCCTCACTCAGCTTGA